The region aaaagtgaaaaatatcgatcgaaaattttgtatccaggttttgatgcagattaatagagaattgaACTACGAATCTttcaaggtattcctttcaaggATCTGATAAAATTTGTCCAAGATATGGGTATCGGATTGGGTCATATATGGGAATTctggaaatcccggattttaGAAGGGGACCATCaggaaaaaagtgaaaaatatcgatcgaaaattttgattctaggttttgatgcagattaatagagaattgaACTACGAATCTttcaaggtattcctttcaaggatctgataaaaattgtccaagatatGGGTATCGGAGGGGGTCAAAAATGGGAATTCTGGAAATCCCGGATTCTACAAGGGGACCATCaggaaaaaagtgaaaaatatcgatcgaaaattttgtttccaggttttgatgcagatgaATAGAGAATTGAACTACGAATCTttcaaggtattccttttaaggatctgataaaaattgtccaagatatGGGTATCGGATTGGGTCATATATGGGAATTctggaaatcccggattttacaaggggtacCAAGACCGGGaaggtatgtatgtataacaTTCATGGATCAAATAAATCGGGCCCATTGGGCAAGAAGTTGTGGCTAATTCCCTCTGTGTATAACTATTTTTCAATCTAGCGTGGTATCCAACATGATTGTAGAAATCAATCAAGTTTATAAATgagattttgtaattttccaCTAATGGACAAGGAAATTATCATTATCCCCATATAGTGATTGTGtgtaataatttatttaaaataaccgaaattcattttttatttcaattttgattTAGAAATGGCAACGATGGGAGGTGTCCAACTGCTTCTTTTCTCAGTGCTGATATTTCTTTATCCACATATGGATATTGAAGGACGACAATCGAAATCTAGGTTTACCAACTTCCAGTGCATATCCTATAATGAATCATATTGTCGATTTGAAAAGTGCAAGCTTAGTCTGCTGGGCCGAGGACGAGTGGGTGCAtcgttttatttgaaaatgtttgtGTTACCGGCGGATAATGCCTGGGTAAGTGGATATGTCCctaaaataatatgtaaatagaatttaaatatttattttgtagatcAACTGGAGCATTTATCGTCGATACAATGGCTGGCGTCCATTTCTGTATAACATAAGTACCGATTTCTGTCATTTGATGAAAAATTCAAACAAGCTGTCGTTCGAGGGTCTGGTCATTAACGCAATCATGACGAAATCAAACCTTAATCACACCTGTCCCTATAACGTAAGTATTAGAGACATATTAGACtacataatttattttataaatttttccaGCACGACATAATAATGGATAATCTGGAGTATTCAGATGATTTCCTAAGGAACCTGCCTCTTCCACAGGGGGACTATAAAATCGAATTGCGGTTTGCAACTGATAAAGTCTGGAGAGTCCAAGTCAcagttttcattttaaaagccgaataaaaatattttccacatATTCTTCATATATTTAGCAATTTTCtcttttttgattacaaagtTTACGTTCAATACATTAAAAATTTCACAATTTTCAAACGTTTTCCTTGTGCATTTGATTTAAAGAtttgtaattaattattaatcaaTAGTTTTGTTGCTGCGTTGAATGAGATTATTGTGCCAAGCAATGTCGAATACAGTTCCTTAATGGaaaaacacataaaaataGTAGTAAACTTTCTTGTCAAGTAACACTTTGAACACAtcaaaatcttttaaaaaagtttctcAGCTTTATTCATGGCGCTGCACATAATACATCACGTTACAccgcatatatttaattcataattttaattgtaaatGCTTTGCTGGCTTAGTTTAGAACTTGACTTTATAGCTTAAGTAGTTTCGGATGGGGGTTGTGGCGACACAATCATGGCACGTACCAGAAACTTGCGTAattcttgttttaaaattaaggaaaacATAAATGGAAAATGCAAGATGCACTTTAAGATGCAAGTCTAGATCGAACATTCGTTTTGATTGTTTTGGTAAGGATTATAATAGCATAAAAGTTACGTTCTTAGGGTCTTTACTAGTATGAAACTTAGCTTAGATGCTGTATGCATATGTTAATAGAATGGCATATGTATGTTTGGAGACTTAGACTATCCGATTTAGCAAGCGGATAAAATTAAGAtgatgcagatgcagatgcagtGATAAATATGAAATGTTGTATGACAGACCAAGGACAGATCATGCACATTGAACGCTTCTCTGAACGACTTCTGTCCTTTGATTTTTTACACTCTCCTTATATGATAATTAACTAATGCTTAGGtgctatttctattaaatattcaTGTGTGTATCTACGCTTAAAAGTTTATATGGCGGCGTCGTTCTTATTTACAGTTCTTCAATAATATATCGCACATTTGattaactaaaaactaaatccGATCTGACGGACACTGAGGAGACACTAGGCTTTGGGCCGGGGCTCGGGATATACTCGATTCCAGTCGCTTTTGCACATTCGAGTTAAAAATCattaattaaacaagaaactaaaaaacaaGTAACATCCATTGTTTTCACGACTAATTCTCTCGGCCTTCCGCCATAAacgtatttaaattatttgcggTTGGCTTTTGTGTTAACATTCAAACTCGTTGGCCGTGATGGCGCTCAGATCCTTCATCAGTCCCTCCAGATTGGCCATTTCCTGGTTCAGCTCCTCGGTGGATGTGCTCGGGGCCAGTCTTTGGATCTCGTCGGTTGAGTGGGCTATGGACCCGCCGCCCTGCAGTCGATTGGGTGTGGCAGCCGAAAAGGATGGCTTCTTGTAGGGCGATTGGTTCTGTGGACGTATTGTGACAGCAGGagctttttgaaaaatataattaattaatacaaaatataatggAATATTTGAAGAGATCTTACTGTGCTTGTTGAGGGGCACTGCTCCTCCCGTCGGCGGTGGTCCCGGCACACTGAAACTCTTCAGCGGATGACCGCGCTTGGCACTCTCAATGGTGGACACACACCCGTTGCCAGGTGCTCCATTGCTCGCATTGCTAaaagaacaaataataaaacatgTAAAATGATATacgaaatatttattaactaaAAGGGTTTCTCCAAATGCTCGTAAACAAGTTCCAAAGTGGGGGCTAAGACTGCTTCAGACAACAACAGGACAGTGGGCAGGTCTCTTGGTCAACGGCCGATTGCTGTTGCCCAGAAAGTGCTGCTTCCGCGCCTGCTGAATCTGCTGCGCCTTCCGGGCCAGCTGTATGTACGGCTGGCGATCGGTTACGGACATCACGTTCCACGTATAGGTAGCTAGTTCGGTGATGGTGGCCGCGGTGCGCATACTATAGACGCCCTTATACTGGTGGTTGATTAGGATCTCATCCAGCCGGAATTTGTTCATGAAGTTGAGAAACGGCGACGGCGAGGCCATGAGCAGCAACTGCTGTTCGACTCGCCGCGGCAGAGTCCTACGATTCAACTGGATGACCCGGCTGGTGGGGCCGTGCACCAGATTCACCTGAATGCTCGGATCGATCCGCCCCCAACGCGTTCTCGAGCACATTCTCTGGCCTTGTCTCTGGGTCTTGTTTGCAGCGTTTGCCAAAATGgataaaacttaaaactagGAGAATTTTTGTGACAATTTTGTTAGAATTTCTGGC is a window of Drosophila bipectinata strain 14024-0381.07 chromosome 2R, DbipHiC1v2, whole genome shotgun sequence DNA encoding:
- the LOC108131641 gene encoding uncharacterized protein encodes the protein MCSRTRWGRIDPSIQVNLVHGPTSRVIQLNRRTLPRRVEQQLLLMASPSPFLNFMNKFRLDEILINHQYKGVYSMRTAATITELATYTWNVMSVTDRQPYIQLARKAQQIQQARKQHFLGNSNRPLTKRPAHCPVVV
- the LOC108131416 gene encoding uncharacterized protein, whose translation is MDIEGRQSKSRFTNFQCISYNESYCRFEKCKLSLLGRGRVGASFYLKMFVLPADNAWINWSIYRRYNGWRPFLYNISTDFCHLMKNSNKLSFEGLVINAIMTKSNLNHTCPYNHDIIMDNLEYSDDFLRNLPLPQGDYKIELRFATDKVWRVQVTVFILKAE